In the genome of Raphanus sativus cultivar WK10039 chromosome 9, ASM80110v3, whole genome shotgun sequence, the window GAGTAGATGGAGACAGAAAGTCAGTTCAAGCCGGTGAAACTAAAAGACGCCACTAACCTAATCAACCAACAAGTTAATCTCCTTGGCATCGTTATCGAACTAAGACAACCCAAGCAATGCAGcaacaaaagtaaaacatctCAAAACCCTTTTTagattcctttttattttttatttttgtctcaATCTATCAATTTAATTGCTTACTTGGGTGTCAGATTGGGTTTGTACGCTTCATATAATCGACGATTCCTACCCAAGACCAGGTCTTACAGTTAATGTATTTAGTAATAATCGTGAAGAACTTCCGAAACACTATGGCATGATGATTCTCTTATTAAACGTCAAGGTACATCATTTGGTTCTGTCTTTTTTGGTCCCTTTTGTCTTAAAGATAGATACAATAACtctaaaaaaaacatattatttgtCTGTAGATGCAATCTTTTGATGGTGGGAGAAGAGTAAACGCTGCCTGTAAACAAAGGTCTTCCTCCTTTGCCTTGTTTCAAAGACGAAGTGGAGATGGTGATTTTGTATGTTGGCAATCCTCCTCGAATTTTGACGGTGAAGAGAGATACGAGAGTTCTATAATCGAGCTAGGCAAAGTGTTTGCTCTTACTGGCATCTTTGATCAAGGTAAACAACACATCATctctaatattttcaaaaatttcgaTGATCTTTGCTTTGATTGTCGTCCGTCCACTTGTGGTTCCTTAGCTTCACAGATTTCACCTTACAAGCCAGAACCAGCTCAACCTCCTCCGGTGTTTTCGTTTTTGAGAGAGATCAATGATGGAAACCGCTTCAATCTAGTGTGCAAGGTTAACATTTTCAGTCTTTAATTTAACAATGAAAAGAAACCACTTGATGATTTTCTCATAGTGTAGGTCCTCCATGTCGATGAAGACACGAACACCATTTTCGTCTGGGATGGAACTGATGCGCCCCCTGCTTCTATGTTAGTATTCCAACAAtaatttttgatcttttttttagCTATCCATATACTATATgcttactcttcttcttctatttgGAGTGTTTTTTTACAGTGGGTTTGAAGACAAGCCGGTTAGCAATCTCTCAGTTCATACTCTTCTCTCAAGAGATATATTGCGAAGCTTTCCCACCGTTGGAACCATACTGAGAGTCTCTCTAAGTAATCATCATCTGTTTCATGGTGTTGTTAAACCTGGTGACTGGGTGAAACTCTGCCTGCTACTACTTTGTGTAGTTGATAAGGGATCTTGGATAGGTAAAGTTACCGGCTCTACAACGGTTGTTACTCTAGCACAGGATGATCATTTAGTAGAAAAGATTATGAGGATTTATGAGAAGAGAATCACATCAAAGATGGGACATATTCCGTTTTGGAGTTTTCCATCTCCTCCAGGATTAACAGGTTACAGTGCTTAAGATTATTTGTTTCGGTAATGATAaggatttttatttaaatgtctaacattctgtttttttttttgcttcaggAACAGATGCCGATCAAGTCCCATTTGTTACACTCATGGACATTATAACTTTCCCCAAGGTAAATAATGcaccgattttttttttttttttgacattatTATTGAATGTAGTAGAATGAATCATTGTTTACTTGgattttttaagtttattacAGGTTACATACAAATACAGATGCATTGTTCGAGTGGTGTTTGCATTTCCTTCGCAAGTAGAGGACGAGAATGGTCATTACCGAGTTCTGTTGACCCTGGAGGATCCAACAGCAGCTTTAGAGGCTTTCTTATGCGACGAAGAAGCAGTTAAAAACATTTCGGTTTATGCCATCTAAAACAGTAAACATAGATTATCATTAGTCATGTCATATAGTCTCTTCAAACTAGAGTTTCTTTTACCGGCAGGAGCATTTTTGGGGCGTAGGGTTACAACAGAACACAGAGATGTTGAGGAAGAAGTGGAATCAGTTGCTTGGAATAACAAGGGAAAGCTCAGCATCTTTGGCTACAAGACATCCACCGTGGATAGAGTGCTGTATCTTCTCCTATTATACCAGTAAAGCTGACCCTTGGAGAACAAGATCATACAAAGTATTTGGCACTAACCTTCTTGATTAAGAAGCTGTTTTAGTGGTCAAATGACTAGAAAGTTAGGCGGTTTAGACCATGTTTATAAATGTAGGATGATGTTCTTGACTTAGCTATCATTGAGACCATATCAAGTAGTGGCAAATTGTTTAAGTTAGATATTGGATGCAAAGGGTATGGTCTATAAAAATCAATCAATCTGGTTACAAACCATTGAatcagaatgttcatcaccggAAGCGCTTTGGGAAGAAATACCAACCcaactctaattttttttttttgaacaactcaTTTCATGTTCAGAACATAAATAGGTATTGGtgtttcaaagaaaaagaaagaacataAATAggaatcaaaaacaaaaccgatGAATTCATACAGCGAACATCTTTTATAGACACAACACAAATCTCAACCAAACAAATGAAACAATGGCATATGACTCGTCCAAATAGAGAGAAAAACGGAGCGAAACCAACCGTCAAAGACCAGAAAATCAAAACAGCTCCATTCCAACAAAGCATCTCttcaaaaacaatcaaaacagCTCAGCCAAATACTTTATTTGTGTACCATGTGAAAAGATAACGAGAAAAAGAAAGTATATTGCACTAAGTAATCGAACAAGTAgtagcaatttttttttttgcttaaagtAGTAGCAATTTATTTGTGAAAATATAAACGGCAAAATTGTTAATAAgctttttctcaaaaaaaatttgttaataagCTACAGTGTAagattttttgttctttgtaaCTTAATTAGATTTTCTTGTTATATTAAAGATTTATATGAAGTAAATATAAACTGGtatgatgtcaaaaaaaatgGTATGAAAGTAAAATACTCCATTTTAAATAATGTGAACGTTCATAATgttgtttaatataaatttgatgcAAGTATAAacacataatttatttatgattttgtagccactaaattatttttattttaaagaacaTTGCATATTATCAACTAGAAATCCACACAAGAAAAagcatataaattaaatttccattagaaaaaaacacaaagctTAGTCAAATGTGTTTAAAGACATTAAAAAAACTCACATATTGTCATCCTCATCCTTCTATTACgcaaaaaatacttaataaataataacaatcaAAACATATTACTATGTTTCATTAATTTGTATGAAGCACTAATATGTAagaatatatttcttttattggGAGAATTTCAATTTTAGGTATCTcacaaaaatgatattttaattaataggCATTTTAAATATTAAGATACACAtccaaatttatttaaatggaaatttattttataattattctagctatttggttataaaaaaaactttataatcaAAATGTTGTAATACTAATAAGTTTAAGTAGTACTGGTCACCTAACCGCATCTTTAATGATGAGTTTTACGTAGTAAATGTAAGTTTTCGTGGGATTAATTTTTGGATCTAAAATTTTGAGATCCTtatgattatcaaaaaaaattaacaaaaaaaattattgtctATAAGCCTCATAACGTTTCTTTTTTGCCAAACTAATATTATCTTTGCAAAACTAAAACAACTTTAAATAGACTGTTTAGTCAAAACGGTTAGGGGCATTCACATGATTAACTAGACCATGTATTTTTGTTGAATTAGACTATTAGTTATGTTAAGAacttaaattatttatactacgaagtagataaaaaaaatcagttaatttttaatttccaATGAAGAAAGACATTTCGTGAACCGACAAAATTGGGTGTGCGTGTCGGAGACCAAGCTCGGTTAATAGTATTTGAAAGTTTATGAATGTTAAAGAGTAATTAATTCAGACCAAATCCAAGAGATTAGGAGGTGGAAGAGAAGAGGGGACAAACACGAAAACGgcgaaaaaagaaacaaagtaaaaaaagaaaaaaaaaagacaataataCTCAAAAATATTCGAGGGGGGAAAGAAAATATTCGAGAAACCCGTTTAGATTTATTTGCACCTCCTTCCTTTCGTCATTTTTGCTCGTCTTTCTCCACCAAATCTGAGTGTCTTGAAGTTCTTCTCTCGGATGTGTTCTTATCACTCCAGATCCAGAATCTGTGTCTGAAGTCTCTGATCTACGATACAAAATGGTGAGATCTCATTGTCTGTGTGTTTTAGTTGATTCATTTTGATCAAATCCCCTTTAATTTGGGGTGATTAAgttaattttgtgtgtttttattttattttgggatCATGGCTTTGAGCTGACTTAAGAGTCATCATCTGTTGATTCACCAGTCTTGTCTGAATCAAGAGATTTGACTTCAACTACGACCATTCTGTTTTGAGTTTGATGTTTGGTCTGAATCTTCATAAGCTCTATTTGTTCATTACCAcaatacttttgtttttttcttttctcttacATTTACGATTTTGATCAACCACTGGAAACTTAAAGCAAtcaaaatgtaatttatttaagATATTCTGATCACCGTAAATGAGTTTGTGAGAGAGCTTAAAAAGTGGGTTTTATACTGAGAGGAGCTTGCTTTAGTTCTTAAGCTTTCACATCAGTCTTATAACTAAGCCTTTTGACAACCCTTTTTTGTATCTACAGGCTGGTAACTTCAGTCCTTCAGTTGGGTCTTGTGTGTGGGTGGAGGACCGTGACGAAGCATGGATCGATGGTGAAGTTGTAGAGGTTAATGGTGAAGTTATCAAAGTCCTATCCACTTCAGGGAAACATGTATATGCAGGCCTCTGCTTCTCTTCTTAAATTAAAACCTTCTGATTGAAAAGCAGTTTTTCTTACTTaggaaaaaaaactttaaaaaaatttcaggTTGTTGCAAAAGCATCTGctgtttatccaaaagataccGAAGCGCCAGCATCTGGAGTTGATGACATGACAAGACTTGCTTATTTGCATGAGCCTGGAGTTCTACAGAATTTGCATTCAAGATATGATATTAATGAGATTTATGTGAGTAAATAAACATtcctattgattttttttttttttttcaaataatatattataggTGGACTAacacttttattttcttatagacTTATACAGGAAGCATACTGATTGCTGTTAATCCGTTTAGAAGGCTTCCGCATCTTTATAGTAGCCATATGATGGCGCAGTATAAAGGAGCTGCCTTAGGGGAGCTAAGTCCACATCCATTCGCCGTTGCGGATGCTGCATATAGGTAAATATATCCATACACACTggtgaaacattttttttgcttttgtatttttgttgttgttgttgaccCTTTGTGTGTAACTTTGCCTGTTTTCTCGTCTCGTTCTAATGCAGGCAGATGATTAATGACGGAGTAAGTCAATCTATTCTGGTTAGTGGAGAAAGTGGCGCTGGTAAAACTGAAAGCACAAAGTTGCTGATGAGATATCTTGCTTACATGGGAGGGAGAGCTGCTTCTGAGGGAAGAAGTGTTGAACAAAAAGTGTTGGAGGTGACAAAAAGCAtcctatttatatatgtttaataatcAGATCCTGCTTTTAGAAGAGTGAACAAATAACTAAAGtgttgatcttcttctttttttttttgctttggtCTGTTTCTTACAAGCTTCTTGATTGTGTCTTTAATTCAGTCAAATCCTGTGTTAGAAGCATTCGGAAATGCAAAGACTGTCAGGAACAATAATTCCAGGTAACAATCTGTAGAGCATTCTTTCATCTACTTTATTCATAAGCTTTTGAAATTTCGTTTATTTACTCGTTTTGTTTGTGTACTTTATAGTCGTTTTGGTAAGTTCGTGGAGATTCAATTTGACGAAAAGGGAAGGATATCAGGAGCTGCCATAAGAACTTATTTGCTAGAAAGATCACGTGTTTGTCAGGTTTCTGACCCTGAAAGAAACTATCACTGTTTCTACATGCTTTGTGCTGCTCCAAAAGAAGTAAGTTTTTTGTGATTCActtaaaaagagaaagaagtaaGTTTTGGCTTTTACTAATACACAACCTTGTTTTCTGAAATGATATTTTCTACTATCAGGATGTGCAGAGATACAAACTGGGTGAACCAAAGGCATACCATTATCTCAATCAATCTAAATGTCTAGAGGTGGATAGCATAAATGATGCTGAGGAGTACCATGCTACAAGACGTGCTATGGAGGTCGTCGGGATCAGTACTGAAGAGCAGGTATAAACTATATTGTCTCTTGTAGAAAAGAGTTTATACTTTACTGATATCTCGTTTCAGGATGCGATTTTCAGCGTTGTAGCTGCCATTCTCCATCTCGGGAATGTTGAGTTTGCTAAAGGAGCAGAGACTGATTCATCGGTTCCTAAAGATGAAAAATCATTGTTTCATCTGAAAACTGCAGCTGAGCTTCTCAGGTAAATgcctgttttgttttgttttgttttgttttctgtttttggaGTAGTGAAGTAGGTTTCCTTATCTATATCGTCTTTCCTTTTCCAGCTGCGATGAAAAGGCACTTGAGGATTCACTatgcaagcgtatcatggtaaCTCGTGATGAAACCATCACAAAAACTCTTGATCCAGAAGCTGCTACTCTTAGTAGAGATGCTTTGGCTAAAGTCATGTACTCACGGTTGTTTGACTGGTGGGTTTCTAGATTCTACCCTGATGACTGGTGCTTTTCCACTATAGTTCTATACTAATCCTTTTTATGGTCTTTGCAGGCTTGTTGACAAGATTAATAATTCAATTGGTCAAGATCCTCACTCGAAGTACTTGATTGGTGTTCTTGATATTTATGGATTTGAGAGTTTCAAGACAAACAGGTGCTTAAGTGGTATGCTTGTAGTTTTTGTTGTTGGTTAGATGGGTTTCTTTAATAAAGTGGATCTATCTCTGATACAATATATGGGTCTGGTCAGTATCATATTCAAGCTAGTGCTTGTTTTTTTAACATAGTTGGGATTCTCTTACTGGCTATCAAGTTAGTGAGCTTGTGAGGTTTAACTTCattgtttgatttttaaattactcATGACTGTTTCTTTTAGTTCTTTGGCCTCTGATACTTACAATCACAAGCTTGATTGCAGTTTTGAGCAATTTTGTATCAATCTGACCAATGAAAAACTCCAGCAGCACTTTAATCAGGTATGGTTCAGAAAAAAACTCTTTTACTTTTTGAGTAGTAGCCTTTTCTATATTCTGGAGGTGTCTAAATTATCTCCGTGCAGCATGTCTTTAAAATGGAGCAAGAGGAGTATAAGAAGGAGGAGATCAACTGGAGCTATATAGAGTTCGTTGACAATCAAGATATCTTAGACCTAATAGAAAAGGTATCTATGTGATGATATGTATGTATCCTTGTTGCCAGTTATCTTGCCATGGTAGACAGGAAGGCAATTAAAAATTCGATCTAGACGCCTGCCTAAACAATAATTTTCTGTTTGGTCATTTTTTTCTGTGTTCTTCAGAAACCCGGAGGTATTATTGCACTGCTAGATGAGGCTTGGTGAGTATGAAACCCAAACTGCCTTTGCAATCAGTTCAACTtcacaaacttgggtttgtTTTTGAACAACATAGCTGAAGTGAGACTTTTGCCATGCAGCATGTTTCCAAGGTCAACACATGAAACTTTTGCACAGAAGCTATACCAGACATTCAAAAACCACAAACGCTTTACCAAACCGAAATTAGCTCGCAGCGACTTCACAATCTGTCATTACGCTGGTGATGTGAGTCTTTCATTGGTTCACAATGATTGTGAAATAAACGTTTCCAAGACATTACCAGTAAATGTTTCTGTGGTTATATGGTCTAACAAACCATTGGTTTATTGTTGCAGGTCACTTATCAGACAGAACTTTTCCTGGACAAGAACAAAGATTACGTTATAGCTGAGCATCAAGCACTGTTAAATTCTTCAAGTTGTTCCTTTGTAGCAAGTTTGTTCCCACCAATGACTGACGATTTCAATAAGTCAAAATTCTCATCTATAGGTACCCGTTTCAAGGTGAGTCTGATTTTAAGTTCCTATTTCGACTTAACAGTTCTGGTCTATTGATTCCATTGTCTGCTTCTTTTCAGCAACAATTGGTATCGTTGCTTGAGATTCTCAATACCACGGAGCCACACTATATTCGCTGTATCAAACCAAATAACCTACTCAAGCCTGGAATCTTTGAGAACGAAAACATTTTACAGCAATTACGTTGTGGGGTGCGACGAATGACATTCTCTAGTTCAGTTTcttgtgatttttttgtttctatttttgaaagAAGTATACTATTGTTTGTGTTGATGACTTCAGGGAGTGATGGAGGCAATCAGGATAAGTTGTGCTGGCTATCCTACCAGGAAACATTTCGATGAATTCTTGAACAGATTTGGTATTCTTGCTCCAGAAGTGTTGGTCAAGAAGTATGATTGTTTGTTCCCATCTCTTAGGATTTTACTTTACTGAATGGTTATGTTTATTGACATGTGAGATTCCTTTTTATAATAAGCTCTGATGACCCTGCTGCTTGCAAGAAGCTTCTGGAGAAAGTTGGACTCGAAGGTTATCAGGTAAGTTGCCTCATTTGTAATGTGTGATGATGAGCTACATACATTGATAGTGGAGGATTGAACATTTGCTTTTGTAGATTGGCAAGACAAAGGTGTTTCTGAGGGCTGGACAAATGGCAGACTTGGATACCAGAAGGACTGAGGTCTTGGGAAGATCAGCAAGCATTATCCAGAGAAAAGTCCGGTCTTATCTTGCTAAAAAGAGTTTCATCCTTCTTCGTAATTCTGCTAAGCAGATTCAGTCAGTTTGCAGAGGTACTTTTAAACGTTCTActgaacatgtttttttttttttttttttagtttagtttcTGGACTGTGTCTTCCTGTTTGTCAGGGTATCTTGCTAGAAATGTATATGAAGGCATGCGCAGGGAAGCTGCTGCTTTAACGATACAGAGAGACCTGCGTATGTTTCTGGCTAGGAAGGCTTATACAGAACTATTTTCTGCTTCTGTTTCGGTCCAAGCTGGTATGCGTGGTATGGTTGCCCGCAACGAACTGTGTTTCAGAAGGCAGACGAAAGCAGCAATAGTAATTCAGGTACACTTAAAGAGATTAAGTCCTTTCATAGAGACCTATGGATAACAATGAAACAGCTGTCTCTGGGTCATATTCTCATCGTGGTAAGATCATTTGTTATTATAGACTTGGTGCCGTGGATACTTGGCCCGGCTGCATTACAGAAAACTAAAGAAAGCAGCTATCACGACACAATGTGCATGGAGGTCAAAGGTTGCTCGTGGGGAACTTCGGAAGCTTAAGATGGTGAGATgtggtttttagttttgttctaTGGTCTCTTGTTTCAGAGGTTCACTTATGAAGGTATTGCttttttcataaattaattCTATAATTCGTTTTACACATAGGCTGCTCGAGAAACTGGAGCACTTCAAGAAGCCAAGAACAAGCTAGAGAAGCAAGTTGAAGAGCTGACTTGGAGACTGCAGTTAGAAAAACGGATAAGAGTGagatttttgcatttaaaaaaaaatgtctccAAGAGTTTTTTTGTTCATCTTCTTTCAATGCTGCAGACTGACCTGGAAGAGGCCAAGAAACAAGAAAGTGCAAAAGCGCAGTCTTCTTTGGAGGAACTGGAACTTAGATGCAAAGAAACTGAGGCATTGCTTATTAAAGAGCGTGAAGCTGCCAAGAAAGTTACCGAGATTGCCCCCATTATTAAAGAGGTTCCTGTGGTTAATCAGGAGTTAATGGAAAAAATcacaaatgaaaatgaaaagcTAAAGGTTTGTGAGAGTTTCTGAATCTGTTGTACCTTAATTACTTAACTGTTGAAGAGAGTAAGTATATGGCAATGTTCTGGATTGCTTGTCATGTACAGGGGATGGTGAGTTCACTGGAAATGAAAATCGATGAGACAGAGAAAAAACTTCAAGAGACAACCAAGATTAGTGAGGATAGACTTAAGAAAGCATTGGATGCTGAATCCAAACTAGTGAAGTTGAAAACCGCAATGCAAAGGTCCCTTTTTGCAATAGACTATCCTTGGCATTGTTAAGAACTCTTGCTGTGATTTGCTTACTTGTCTTGACGTTTGCATCTGTAGGCTTGAAGAGAAAATCTTAGACATGGAAGCTGAGAAAGACATTATGCGTCTGCATCAGCAAACTATCTCAAGCACTCCTGTGAGGACTACTACTCTAGGACATCCTCCAACAGCACCTATTAAGGTAGAAAGTACTCTTTGAGCTGCCTTCTTACCAGCAATCAGATGCTAACTTTTTCCTCAAATCTGTTTGTAGAATCTGGAAAATGGCCACCAAATAAACTTGGAAAGCGAGTTCAATGTATAGTTTCCTCCAACCAGCAATTCTCATCATTGTTTATTTGTTTGCATTTTTTTACATTAGTTATTAATCTGTGAAGTCTACATTTTTGTTAGGAAGCTGAGTTTACAACACCAGTTGCTGGCAACGCTGAGAAATCTGCTGCAGAACGTCAGATTGTATGTTTAGTAATGCTTCACACAGCTTTTAGTGACTTAGTTCTTCTGATAACTTGATTTGTAACTGTCACTGCAGATGAATGCAGATGCTCTCATTGACTGTGTAAAAGACAACATCGGTTTCAGCAATGGGAAACCTGTGGCTGCATTTACGATATACAAATGTCTTCTTTACTGGAAGTGTTTCGAATCTGAGAAGACCAATCTGTTTGATCGTCTGATTCAGATGATTGGTTCTGCCATTGAGGTAATTGGGAGTGGCAGTTCGTGACATTGTGTAGGATTACTTAAACTAAACTAGGAAGTTTCCAACTattcttttgatattttcagAATGAAGATGACAATAGTCACTTGGCGTATTGGTTGACAAGCACATCGGCGCTATTATTTTTGCTTCAAAAAAGTCTTAAAACCGGTGGCAGTGGAGCAACACAAAGCAAGAAGCCACCTGCTGCGACTTCTTTGTTTGGAAGGATGGCTATGGTTAGTAGTATTGTTGAGTTAATGTGACTTTCCGGTTACAATCTTAACTCTCCTCTCTTTGTTTCACCAGAGCTTCCGCTCATCACCAGCTTCAGGCAACCTAGCAGCAGCAGCTGAAGCCGCTGCTAACGCAGTGATCCGTCCCGTGGAGGCGAAGTACCCGGCTCTCCTTTTCAAGCAACAGCTTGCAGCTTATGTTGAGAAAATGTTTGGGATGGTTAGAGATAACTTGAAGAAAGAGTTATCCACTTTACTCTCTCTATGCATTCAGGTTTCTTGCTGACCTTTCTTTGGCGTGATGATGATTATGTTTCTTTGCACTTTGAGGATGATGATCTTTGGTTGTTGTCCAAATGAAAAACTTCAGGCGCCGAGAACTTCTAAAGGAGGGATGCTAAGATCTGGTAGATCCTTTGGAAAAGATTCTCCTGCAACTCACTGGCAAAGCATTATCGACTGTCTCAATTCGCTTCTTGTCACATTGAAAGAAAATCATGTAAGGAGACAAAACAAAGTAGAGTTTCGATTGGCGTTTTTACTATTTTGTGTCACTCAATTCTCATAATGTTGACATGAAATGCCCAGGTTCCTTTAGTACTCATCCAGAAGATATACTCTCAAACTTTCTCTTTCATCAACGTACAACTTTTCAACAGGTAAGTTTAATTCTTACTCAACTGTATACTTTGGTCTCACTCACACGGATTTGTTTTATTTCGTACAGTCTTCTTCTGCGGAAAGAGTGCTGTACATTCAGCAATGGAGAGTTTGTCAAAGCCGGGCTTGCTGAGCTAGAGTTATGGTGTTGCCAAGCCAAAGAAGTAAACATTCCTGAGTCATGATCTGTGTTACATACAAAATATTTCAATACTGTTCTATAAATCAATGGTTTTATATTGTCTGTGATTTGCAGTATGCTGGACCGTCTTGGGAAGAACTGAAACAAATCAGACAAGCCGTTGGGTTCCTGGTATGTTAATACTTCCTACCAACTTATGTTGGTCCATATTGAAAAATGTAATCACTGGTTCCTTTTAACTGCTCCTCTCTTTGACCTGTAGGTTATACACCAAAAGTACAGAATCTCTTTTGATGATATAGCACACGATCTTTGCCCGGTAAAAAATCTGTTTACAGTTTCTAGGAACACAATGGATGGtcattgtttttatttgaataatattGTTCTTGGTTATATTTGTTACAGGGACTCAGTGTCCAGCAGCTTTACCGTATTTGCACATTATACTGGGACGACAGCTATAACACCAGAAGCGTCTCACAAGAAGtactttaaaaacatttttttcactTCCATTTGTTCAACTTGAAACCTTTGTAGATGCTGAACAAAATTTTCAGGTTATATCGAGCATGCGGGCACTCATGACAGAAGAATCCAATGATGCAGACAGTGATTCCTTCTTGTTAGATGATGATTCCAGGTAAAACTCTACTTCAAGGTTGTAACGTTGAAAATGATATAAGATCCATCATTTACGTCAAACTATACTTTATGAAGTTTACGAGATACAATATTGACAGCAAGTTCTTTCGATAACTCTTCggtatatgtatatttatttttttgtttgcagcATTCCTTTCTCAATCGATGATATTTCAAGTTCGATGCAAGAGAAGGACTTTGTAGGAATCAAACCAGCAGAAGAGCTTCTTGAAAATCCTGCTTTTGTATTCTTGCACTAAGAAGTTCCTCAAAGTTTGAGAAGCTCAGTCTCTAAAagctctcttcctctttgtttttttagtcTTGGTGTGGAGAGGAGGGGCTTTCTTGAACCAAGAGGAAAGAAGATGCGTAAAAGTGTAAATTTCTCTTTGTTGTGGGgctgttttgaaaatattaccAATGTAATTCTCAACTATtcattcattattatttttgacctcagattttttttttgtttttttctatttttatatgttttcagcCTGACGATTATATGTGCAAAGTTTGAGATTCCTTGGTTGTTTTTGTTGTACAAAGTTTAAAGAACATTATTATGTATATGCTCTATTATACGACTCATATAAGTGATTTATTGTACTATCACTTACTTTTAATCAGTTTGAATATAAGAAAAAcccatatttaaaaaacaaaaaaaaaacaaaaacgaaaagCACACGATAGGGTATGTAGTTCCCATGTGAATTTGCATAAACTCTAAACTAACAAAATCATACCTGTAAATTAGTCCATCAAGATTTACTTTTGGTAATTCTAAAAGGAAAATATTAAGAGAAAGCAACGTTGACTGTAATGCATAACATGAGTTTGTATCACATTTCTCTACAATAATCTCTCGTCTAGTACACATTTTAATCATTCACTAGTAAACATATATCTCCCAAAATCTGTCAACAGTTCGTAATATTGTTTTCTACTTTGTGTCGGCCTTTGACCATCTTCCAAATTGGAT includes:
- the LOC108826637 gene encoding LOW QUALITY PROTEIN: myosin-6-like (The sequence of the model RefSeq protein was modified relative to this genomic sequence to represent the inferred CDS: deleted 1 base in 1 codon), with translation MAGNFSPSVGSCVWVEDRDEAWIDGEVVEVNGEVIKVLSTSGKHVVAKASAVYPKDTEAPASGVDDMTRLAYLHEPGVLQNLHSRYDINEIYTYTGSILIAVNPFRRLPHLYSSHMMAQYKGAALGELSPHPFAVADAAYRQMINDGVSQSILVSGESGAGKTESTKLLMRYLAYMGGRAASEGRSVEQKVLESNPVLEAFGNAKTVRNNNSSRFGKFVEIQFDEKGRISGAAIRTYLLERSRVCQVSDPERNYHCFYMLCAAPKEDVQRYKLGEPKAYHYLNQSKCLEVDSINDAEEYHATRRAMEVVGISTEEQDAIFSVVAAILHLGNVEFAKGAETDSSVPKDEKSLFHLKTAAELLSCDEKALEDSLCKRIMVTRDETITKTLDPEAATLSRDALAKVMYSRLFDWLVDKINNSIGQDPHSKYLIGVLDIYGFESFKTNSFEQFCINLTNEKLQQHFNQHVFKMEQEEYKKEEINWSYIEFVDNQDILDLIEKKPGGIIALLDEACMFPRSTHETFAQKLYQTFKNHKRFTKPKLARSDFTICHYAGDVTYQTELFLDKNKDYVIAEHQALLNSSSCSFVASLFPPMTDDFNKSKFSSIGTRFKQQLVSLLEILNTTEPHYIRCIKPNNLLKPGIFENENILQQLRCGGVMEAIRISCAGYPTRKHFDEFLNRFGILAPEVLVKNSDDPAACKKLLEKVGLEGYQIGKTKVFLRAGQMADLDTRRTEVLGRSASIIQRKVRSYLAKKSFILLRNSAKQIQSVCRGYLARNVYEGMRREAAALTIQRDLRMFLARKAYTELFSASVSVQAGMRGMVARNELCFRRQTKAAIVIQTWCRGYLARLHYRKLKKAAITTQCAWRSKVARGELRKLKMAARETGALQEAKNKLEKQVEELTWRLQLEKRIRTDLEEAKKQESAKAQSSLEELELRCKETEALLIKEREAAKKVTEIAPIIKEVPVVNQELMEKITNENEKLKGMVSSLEMKIDETEKKLQETTKISEDRLKKALDAESKLVKLKTAMQRLEEKILDMEAEKDIMRLHQQTISSTPVRTTTLGHPPTAPIKNLENGHQINLESEFNEAEFTTPVAGNAEKSAAERQIMNADALIDCVKDNIGFSNGKPVAAFTIYKCLLYWKCFESEKTNLFDRLIQMIGSAIENEDDNSHLAYWLTSTSALLFLLQKSLKTGGSGATQSKKPPAATSLFGRMAMSFRSSPASGNLAAAAEAAANAVIRPVEAKYPALLFKQQLAAYVEKMFGMVRDNLKKELSTLLSLCIQAPRTSKGGMLRSGRSFGKDSPATHWQSIIDCLNSLLVTLKENHVPLVLIQKIYSQTFSFINVQLFNSLLLRKECCTFSNGEFVKAGLAELELWCCQAKEYAGPSWEELKQIRQAVGFLVIHQKYRISFDDIAHDLCPGLSVQQLYRICTLYWDDSYNTRSVSQEVISSMRALMTEESNDADSDSFLLDDDSSIPFSIDDISSSMQEKDFVGIKPAEELLEILLLYSCTKKFLKV